TCTTTGTGTTTGGCAATTTCTGCAAACTTTTCAGGTTCAAGTTGCGTTGGGTAGAAAGAGTCAGCTAAGCCCTGTTCAATCATTATTGGTAACGATGAACCAAAGCGTGCTAAAAGTTCTGTAGCATCATACTCTTTCCAAGTCTCTTGGTTTTCACCTAAATATGCAGTGAACGCTTTTTGCCCCCAAGGGACTTGAGAAGGGGTTACAATAGGTGAAAAAGCAGAAACGCTTTGATAAGCATCTGCATTTTTTAAGGCAATGACCAGTGCACCATGTCCCCCCATACTATGACCAAAAATACTTTTTTGATCGCTTACAGGGAAGTTTTGTTCAATCAATGCTGGTAATTCTTTTACAATGTAATCATACATTTGATAATGTTCAGCCCACGGTGCTTGGGTGGCATTGAGATAAAATCCTGCACCTTGCCCTAAATCATAGGCTTCATCATTGGCAATATTTTCACCACGTGGGCTGGTATCAGGTGCGACAAGGATGATTTTATGCTTAGCAGCAAATTGCTGTGCACCTGCTTTGGTAATAAAGTTTTGCTCGGTACAGGTCAGACCTGATAGCCAATACAGTACAGGCAGTTTTTCACCTTGTTGATGTTCAGGAATATAGACTGCAAATTTCATTTCGCAGTTGAGGCTAGTTGATTCATGTTGATAAACATCTTGCCAACCCGAAAAACTTGCTTCGTGTTCAATACGTTCCATTTCTATTCCTTATATATTTTTCAGATTGTCTTGGCAATATCACGTAATAAATACTGCAATAAAAAAGGTGCACAGCATGCTGTACACCTTGATAAGCATGATTCAAGTCATCGGACTATGCGTGGAAAGTCCCATTTTTCTTGGCAACATGCGTTGAGATTGCATCCATAAGATCAGGTGATAAGCAATCATAAGTATTTAGACCAATACCCTGTAATTTGCTACGTACTTCACCCATTTGAGATACTGGTGCACCAGTTTCAATAATTGAAGATACAAATGCAGCAAACTGTGGATCAGACCAACCTGTTTGATCAGACAATTCTGTATGAATAAAGTCCAGACCATAGAAAGGATGCTCAGTGTTTTCTATGCGACCATATAAATGTGTACCACATTCTTTACATGCATGACGTTGAATTGCAGCAGACTCATCAACGATATGTAACTTATCTGCATTTGCCGTTACTTCAACATGTTCTTTCGCAACAACCGCAACCAATGAAAATAAAGCACCTTCAGGTTTCCAACATTTTGAACAACCACAGGCATGGTTATGTGCAGTTTGTGCAGAAACTTTTACTTCAACTTGTTGATCTACACAGTGGCAATGCAAAGTACCTCCGGCAAAATCTTCTTGTGCAGTTTTAGTTAAACCGTTATTTAAACGTGGATGTAGATTAAATGTACTCATTATAGAGCTCCAGCTTCAGGAGATAATACGTAAACCACATTGTTTACGTGTTGAAATGGTTCTAGGTTAAGCTTCTTCGTAATGAATGACGGTACGAATTGATTTACCTTCATGCATTAAGTCAAATGCTTTATTAATGTCTTCTAAGCCCATGGTATGCGTTACGAATGGTTCAAGTTGAATATCACCTTTCATTGCATCTTCAACCATGCCAGGCAATTGGCTACGACCTTTTACACCACCAAAGGCACTACCTAACCAACGACGACCAGTGACTAATTGGAATGGACGAGTAGAAATTTCTTGGCCTGCACCTGCAACACCAATAATTACAGACTGCCCCCAACCACGATGTGCACACTCTAGTGCAGAACGCATCACATTGACGTTACCGATACA
This DNA window, taken from Acinetobacter sp. TR3, encodes the following:
- the gfa gene encoding S-(hydroxymethyl)glutathione synthase, whose product is MSTFNLHPRLNNGLTKTAQEDFAGGTLHCHCVDQQVEVKVSAQTAHNHACGCSKCWKPEGALFSLVAVVAKEHVEVTANADKLHIVDESAAIQRHACKECGTHLYGRIENTEHPFYGLDFIHTELSDQTGWSDPQFAAFVSSIIETGAPVSQMGEVRSKLQGIGLNTYDCLSPDLMDAISTHVAKKNGTFHA
- the fghA gene encoding S-formylglutathione hydrolase; protein product: MERIEHEASFSGWQDVYQHESTSLNCEMKFAVYIPEHQQGEKLPVLYWLSGLTCTEQNFITKAGAQQFAAKHKIILVAPDTSPRGENIANDEAYDLGQGAGFYLNATQAPWAEHYQMYDYIVKELPALIEQNFPVSDQKSIFGHSMGGHGALVIALKNADAYQSVSAFSPIVTPSQVPWGQKAFTAYLGENQETWKEYDATELLARFGSSLPIMIEQGLADSFYPTQLEPEKFAEIAKHKDVKLTLNLQENYDHSYYFIASFIEKHIAFHAQYLKA